In Gossypium arboreum isolate Shixiya-1 chromosome 5, ASM2569848v2, whole genome shotgun sequence, a single genomic region encodes these proteins:
- the LOC108453202 gene encoding YTH domain-containing protein ECT4 isoform X3 — protein sequence MDAEEQQADPENVKEQVVPLPTKSMTLVSPNSSQDAAPVAHPRDGAGQSGSFASAGDRNVYSPTIYAPQPQAFYYRGYDNSAGEWDEYPPYVNADGLELGSLGVFNDNPSLVFHPGYGYNPQMPYGLYSPVSTPLPSVGGDAQLYSPHQFPFSGPPYYQQLVPPSMPYISSPSSVSQPELTTLVNVDQQGDNMLFGPRPSYPTPLGSFGRGNSHGNPGTLGFNDLPQGFDGFRSGGLWSDWLRPSDRQRSLTPISPAVSPQPIGPVGQNVPTVPQQQRSFYPLGSGMNSYSRGFLQSGLNQGAGFGNASVPSLGANSRGWLSFDGKRRRGRDSDISLCGCNGALDILSEQNRGPRASKPKNQITADNNSSIDDNKNNKSSAKIHDDSYNRPDFPTDYKDAKFFIIKSYSEDNVHKSIKYGVWASTPNGNKRLDAAYREAMENQDNCPLFLFFSVNASAQFCGVAEMVGPVDFDKSVDYWQQDKWSGQFPVKWHIIKDVPNSQLRHIILENNDNKPVTNSRDTQEVKLEQGLEMLNIFKSYETDMSILDDFEFYEDRQKAMQERKARQQASLMSVGVVGESGNRNTGTLSNEFIKQMSKSFAQVVCLDDGNKEGTAIERTSSASDGSKVTRVKLEDVITAAASSAQAS from the exons ATGGATGCAGAAGAGCAACAAGCTGATCCAGAAAACGTGAAGGAGCAGGTAGTT CCTCTTCCAACAAAAAGTATGACGTTGGTTTCTCCTAATTCCTCTCAAGATGCTGCCCCAGTAGCTCATCCCAGGGATGGCGCTGGTCAATCTGGATCATTTGCTTCAGCTGGAGACCGTAACGTCTACTCGCCTACAATCTATGCACCTCAGCCTCAGGCTTTCTATTACAGAG GTTATGACAACTCTGCTGGTGAATGGGATGAATATCCACCGTATGTCAATGCTGATGGACTAGAACTTGGATCTCTG GGTGTCTTCAATGATAATCCATCACTTGTCTTCCACCCTGGATATGGCTACAATCCACAAATGCCGTATGGGCTATATTCCCCGGTCTCAACTCCTTTGCCTTCTGTAGGTGGTGATGCACAGTTGTACTCCCCACATCAATTTCCATTCTCTGGACCACCATATTATCAGCAGCTTGTTCCTCCGAGTATGCCTTATATTTCTTCACCATCTTCAGTTTCACAACCAGAGCTAACCACATTAGTTAATGTTGACCAACAAGGTGATAACATGCTTTTTGGACCAAGGCCTAGTTATCCCACTCCATTGGGATCTTTTGGTAGAGGCAATTCACATGGAAATCCCGGTACACTAGGATTTAATGATTTACCACAAGGTTTTGATGGATTCAGGTCTGGAGGACTTTGGTCAGATTGGTTGAGGCCTTCTGACAGACAGAGATCTTTGACTCCTATATCGCCTGCAGTATCTCCCCAGCCTATTGGGCCAGTTGGGCAGAATGTTCCAACG GTACCTCAGCAGCAAAGGTCATTCTATCCGTTAGGATCAGGAATGAACTCCTATAGCAGAGGCTTCCTGCAAAGTGGTCTGAACCAAGGTGCTGGTTTTGGAAATGCATCAGTTCCTAGTTTAGGAGCAAATAGCAGGGGCTGGCTATCTTTTGATGGTAAAAGACGACGTGGAAGAGACAGTGACATCTCTCTATGTGGTTGTAATGGTGCTCTTGATATCCTTAGCGAGCAAAACCGAGGGCCAAGGGCCTCAAAACCTAAGAATCAAATCACAGCTGATAATAATTCTTCCATCGATGATAATAAAAACAACAAATCTTCAGCGAAGATCCATGATGATTCTTACAACAGACCAGATTTCCCTACTGATTACAAGGATGCTAAGTTCTTCATAATCAAGTCATACAGTGAAGATAATGTTCACAAGAGTATCAAATACGGTGTTTGGGCTAGTACACCTAATGGGAACAAAAGGTTAGATGCTGCTTACCGTGAGGCCATGGAGAACCAAGACAATTGCCCATTGTTTCTCTTCTTTTCG GTTAATGCCAGTGCTCAGTTCTGTGGGGTTGCAGAAATGGTTGGACCTGTTGATTTTGACAAGAGTGTGGATTACTGGCAGCAAGATAAATGGAGTGGGCAATTCCCTGTCAAATGGCATATTATCAAAGATGTTCCAAACAGTCAGCTGCGTCACATCATACtggaaaataatgataataagccTGTGACTAACAGTAGAGATACTCAGGAG GTGAAACTGGAGCAAGGACTTGAGATGTTGAACATCTTTAAAAGTTATGAAACTGATATGTCAATCCTGGATGATTTCGAATTTTATGAGGACAGACAGAAGGCCATGCAAGAGCGTAAGGCTAGACAACAAGCTAGCCTCATGTCTGTAGGGGTTGTTGGAGAAAGTGGGAATAGAAACACTGGTACTTTATCCAACGAATTCATAAAGCAGATGTCTAAGAGCTTTGCTCAAGTTGTGTGCTTGGATGATGGTAATAAGGAAGGCACTGCTATTGAGAGAACTAGTTCTGCCTCTGATGGGTCAAAAGTTACAAGGGTTAAACTTGAAGATGTTATCACAGCAGCAGCCTCTTCTGCTCAGGCAAGTTAA
- the LOC108453202 gene encoding YTH domain-containing protein ECT4 isoform X2 has product MAATPDRNPEEQQADPENVKEQPLPTKSMTLVSPNSSQDAAPVAHPRDGAGQSGSFASAGDRNVYSPTIYAPQPQAFYYRGYDNSAGEWDEYPPYVNADGLELGSLGVFNDNPSLVFHPGYGYNPQMPYGLYSPVSTPLPSVGGDAQLYSPHQFPFSGPPYYQQLVPPSMPYISSPSSVSQPELTTLVNVDQQGDNMLFGPRPSYPTPLGSFGRGNSHGNPGTLGFNDLPQGFDGFRSGGLWSDWLRPSDRQRSLTPISPAVSPQPIGPVGQNVPTVPQQQRSFYPLGSGMNSYSRGFLQSGLNQGAGFGNASVPSLGANSRGWLSFDGKRRRGRDSDISLCGCNGALDILSEQNRGPRASKPKNQITADNNSSIDDNKNNKSSAKIHDDSYNRPDFPTDYKDAKFFIIKSYSEDNVHKSIKYGVWASTPNGNKRLDAAYREAMENQDNCPLFLFFSVNASAQFCGVAEMVGPVDFDKSVDYWQQDKWSGQFPVKWHIIKDVPNSQLRHIILENNDNKPVTNSRDTQEVKLEQGLEMLNIFKSYETDMSILDDFEFYEDRQKAMQERKARQQASLMSVGVVGESGNRNTGTLSNEFIKQMSKSFAQVVCLDDGNKEGTAIERTSSASDGSKVTRVKLEDVITAAASSAQAS; this is encoded by the exons ATGGCGGCAACCCCAGATCGTAACCCTG AAGAGCAACAAGCTGATCCAGAAAACGTGAAGGAGCAG CCTCTTCCAACAAAAAGTATGACGTTGGTTTCTCCTAATTCCTCTCAAGATGCTGCCCCAGTAGCTCATCCCAGGGATGGCGCTGGTCAATCTGGATCATTTGCTTCAGCTGGAGACCGTAACGTCTACTCGCCTACAATCTATGCACCTCAGCCTCAGGCTTTCTATTACAGAG GTTATGACAACTCTGCTGGTGAATGGGATGAATATCCACCGTATGTCAATGCTGATGGACTAGAACTTGGATCTCTG GGTGTCTTCAATGATAATCCATCACTTGTCTTCCACCCTGGATATGGCTACAATCCACAAATGCCGTATGGGCTATATTCCCCGGTCTCAACTCCTTTGCCTTCTGTAGGTGGTGATGCACAGTTGTACTCCCCACATCAATTTCCATTCTCTGGACCACCATATTATCAGCAGCTTGTTCCTCCGAGTATGCCTTATATTTCTTCACCATCTTCAGTTTCACAACCAGAGCTAACCACATTAGTTAATGTTGACCAACAAGGTGATAACATGCTTTTTGGACCAAGGCCTAGTTATCCCACTCCATTGGGATCTTTTGGTAGAGGCAATTCACATGGAAATCCCGGTACACTAGGATTTAATGATTTACCACAAGGTTTTGATGGATTCAGGTCTGGAGGACTTTGGTCAGATTGGTTGAGGCCTTCTGACAGACAGAGATCTTTGACTCCTATATCGCCTGCAGTATCTCCCCAGCCTATTGGGCCAGTTGGGCAGAATGTTCCAACG GTACCTCAGCAGCAAAGGTCATTCTATCCGTTAGGATCAGGAATGAACTCCTATAGCAGAGGCTTCCTGCAAAGTGGTCTGAACCAAGGTGCTGGTTTTGGAAATGCATCAGTTCCTAGTTTAGGAGCAAATAGCAGGGGCTGGCTATCTTTTGATGGTAAAAGACGACGTGGAAGAGACAGTGACATCTCTCTATGTGGTTGTAATGGTGCTCTTGATATCCTTAGCGAGCAAAACCGAGGGCCAAGGGCCTCAAAACCTAAGAATCAAATCACAGCTGATAATAATTCTTCCATCGATGATAATAAAAACAACAAATCTTCAGCGAAGATCCATGATGATTCTTACAACAGACCAGATTTCCCTACTGATTACAAGGATGCTAAGTTCTTCATAATCAAGTCATACAGTGAAGATAATGTTCACAAGAGTATCAAATACGGTGTTTGGGCTAGTACACCTAATGGGAACAAAAGGTTAGATGCTGCTTACCGTGAGGCCATGGAGAACCAAGACAATTGCCCATTGTTTCTCTTCTTTTCG GTTAATGCCAGTGCTCAGTTCTGTGGGGTTGCAGAAATGGTTGGACCTGTTGATTTTGACAAGAGTGTGGATTACTGGCAGCAAGATAAATGGAGTGGGCAATTCCCTGTCAAATGGCATATTATCAAAGATGTTCCAAACAGTCAGCTGCGTCACATCATACtggaaaataatgataataagccTGTGACTAACAGTAGAGATACTCAGGAG GTGAAACTGGAGCAAGGACTTGAGATGTTGAACATCTTTAAAAGTTATGAAACTGATATGTCAATCCTGGATGATTTCGAATTTTATGAGGACAGACAGAAGGCCATGCAAGAGCGTAAGGCTAGACAACAAGCTAGCCTCATGTCTGTAGGGGTTGTTGGAGAAAGTGGGAATAGAAACACTGGTACTTTATCCAACGAATTCATAAAGCAGATGTCTAAGAGCTTTGCTCAAGTTGTGTGCTTGGATGATGGTAATAAGGAAGGCACTGCTATTGAGAGAACTAGTTCTGCCTCTGATGGGTCAAAAGTTACAAGGGTTAAACTTGAAGATGTTATCACAGCAGCAGCCTCTTCTGCTCAGGCAAGTTAA
- the LOC108453202 gene encoding YTH domain-containing protein ECT4 isoform X4: MDAEEQQADPENVKEQPLPTKSMTLVSPNSSQDAAPVAHPRDGAGQSGSFASAGDRNVYSPTIYAPQPQAFYYRGYDNSAGEWDEYPPYVNADGLELGSLGVFNDNPSLVFHPGYGYNPQMPYGLYSPVSTPLPSVGGDAQLYSPHQFPFSGPPYYQQLVPPSMPYISSPSSVSQPELTTLVNVDQQGDNMLFGPRPSYPTPLGSFGRGNSHGNPGTLGFNDLPQGFDGFRSGGLWSDWLRPSDRQRSLTPISPAVSPQPIGPVGQNVPTVPQQQRSFYPLGSGMNSYSRGFLQSGLNQGAGFGNASVPSLGANSRGWLSFDGKRRRGRDSDISLCGCNGALDILSEQNRGPRASKPKNQITADNNSSIDDNKNNKSSAKIHDDSYNRPDFPTDYKDAKFFIIKSYSEDNVHKSIKYGVWASTPNGNKRLDAAYREAMENQDNCPLFLFFSVNASAQFCGVAEMVGPVDFDKSVDYWQQDKWSGQFPVKWHIIKDVPNSQLRHIILENNDNKPVTNSRDTQEVKLEQGLEMLNIFKSYETDMSILDDFEFYEDRQKAMQERKARQQASLMSVGVVGESGNRNTGTLSNEFIKQMSKSFAQVVCLDDGNKEGTAIERTSSASDGSKVTRVKLEDVITAAASSAQAS; this comes from the exons ATGGATGCAGAAGAGCAACAAGCTGATCCAGAAAACGTGAAGGAGCAG CCTCTTCCAACAAAAAGTATGACGTTGGTTTCTCCTAATTCCTCTCAAGATGCTGCCCCAGTAGCTCATCCCAGGGATGGCGCTGGTCAATCTGGATCATTTGCTTCAGCTGGAGACCGTAACGTCTACTCGCCTACAATCTATGCACCTCAGCCTCAGGCTTTCTATTACAGAG GTTATGACAACTCTGCTGGTGAATGGGATGAATATCCACCGTATGTCAATGCTGATGGACTAGAACTTGGATCTCTG GGTGTCTTCAATGATAATCCATCACTTGTCTTCCACCCTGGATATGGCTACAATCCACAAATGCCGTATGGGCTATATTCCCCGGTCTCAACTCCTTTGCCTTCTGTAGGTGGTGATGCACAGTTGTACTCCCCACATCAATTTCCATTCTCTGGACCACCATATTATCAGCAGCTTGTTCCTCCGAGTATGCCTTATATTTCTTCACCATCTTCAGTTTCACAACCAGAGCTAACCACATTAGTTAATGTTGACCAACAAGGTGATAACATGCTTTTTGGACCAAGGCCTAGTTATCCCACTCCATTGGGATCTTTTGGTAGAGGCAATTCACATGGAAATCCCGGTACACTAGGATTTAATGATTTACCACAAGGTTTTGATGGATTCAGGTCTGGAGGACTTTGGTCAGATTGGTTGAGGCCTTCTGACAGACAGAGATCTTTGACTCCTATATCGCCTGCAGTATCTCCCCAGCCTATTGGGCCAGTTGGGCAGAATGTTCCAACG GTACCTCAGCAGCAAAGGTCATTCTATCCGTTAGGATCAGGAATGAACTCCTATAGCAGAGGCTTCCTGCAAAGTGGTCTGAACCAAGGTGCTGGTTTTGGAAATGCATCAGTTCCTAGTTTAGGAGCAAATAGCAGGGGCTGGCTATCTTTTGATGGTAAAAGACGACGTGGAAGAGACAGTGACATCTCTCTATGTGGTTGTAATGGTGCTCTTGATATCCTTAGCGAGCAAAACCGAGGGCCAAGGGCCTCAAAACCTAAGAATCAAATCACAGCTGATAATAATTCTTCCATCGATGATAATAAAAACAACAAATCTTCAGCGAAGATCCATGATGATTCTTACAACAGACCAGATTTCCCTACTGATTACAAGGATGCTAAGTTCTTCATAATCAAGTCATACAGTGAAGATAATGTTCACAAGAGTATCAAATACGGTGTTTGGGCTAGTACACCTAATGGGAACAAAAGGTTAGATGCTGCTTACCGTGAGGCCATGGAGAACCAAGACAATTGCCCATTGTTTCTCTTCTTTTCG GTTAATGCCAGTGCTCAGTTCTGTGGGGTTGCAGAAATGGTTGGACCTGTTGATTTTGACAAGAGTGTGGATTACTGGCAGCAAGATAAATGGAGTGGGCAATTCCCTGTCAAATGGCATATTATCAAAGATGTTCCAAACAGTCAGCTGCGTCACATCATACtggaaaataatgataataagccTGTGACTAACAGTAGAGATACTCAGGAG GTGAAACTGGAGCAAGGACTTGAGATGTTGAACATCTTTAAAAGTTATGAAACTGATATGTCAATCCTGGATGATTTCGAATTTTATGAGGACAGACAGAAGGCCATGCAAGAGCGTAAGGCTAGACAACAAGCTAGCCTCATGTCTGTAGGGGTTGTTGGAGAAAGTGGGAATAGAAACACTGGTACTTTATCCAACGAATTCATAAAGCAGATGTCTAAGAGCTTTGCTCAAGTTGTGTGCTTGGATGATGGTAATAAGGAAGGCACTGCTATTGAGAGAACTAGTTCTGCCTCTGATGGGTCAAAAGTTACAAGGGTTAAACTTGAAGATGTTATCACAGCAGCAGCCTCTTCTGCTCAGGCAAGTTAA
- the LOC108453202 gene encoding YTH domain-containing protein ECT4 isoform X1, whose amino-acid sequence MAATPDRNPEEQQADPENVKEQVVPLPTKSMTLVSPNSSQDAAPVAHPRDGAGQSGSFASAGDRNVYSPTIYAPQPQAFYYRGYDNSAGEWDEYPPYVNADGLELGSLGVFNDNPSLVFHPGYGYNPQMPYGLYSPVSTPLPSVGGDAQLYSPHQFPFSGPPYYQQLVPPSMPYISSPSSVSQPELTTLVNVDQQGDNMLFGPRPSYPTPLGSFGRGNSHGNPGTLGFNDLPQGFDGFRSGGLWSDWLRPSDRQRSLTPISPAVSPQPIGPVGQNVPTVPQQQRSFYPLGSGMNSYSRGFLQSGLNQGAGFGNASVPSLGANSRGWLSFDGKRRRGRDSDISLCGCNGALDILSEQNRGPRASKPKNQITADNNSSIDDNKNNKSSAKIHDDSYNRPDFPTDYKDAKFFIIKSYSEDNVHKSIKYGVWASTPNGNKRLDAAYREAMENQDNCPLFLFFSVNASAQFCGVAEMVGPVDFDKSVDYWQQDKWSGQFPVKWHIIKDVPNSQLRHIILENNDNKPVTNSRDTQEVKLEQGLEMLNIFKSYETDMSILDDFEFYEDRQKAMQERKARQQASLMSVGVVGESGNRNTGTLSNEFIKQMSKSFAQVVCLDDGNKEGTAIERTSSASDGSKVTRVKLEDVITAAASSAQAS is encoded by the exons ATGGCGGCAACCCCAGATCGTAACCCTG AAGAGCAACAAGCTGATCCAGAAAACGTGAAGGAGCAGGTAGTT CCTCTTCCAACAAAAAGTATGACGTTGGTTTCTCCTAATTCCTCTCAAGATGCTGCCCCAGTAGCTCATCCCAGGGATGGCGCTGGTCAATCTGGATCATTTGCTTCAGCTGGAGACCGTAACGTCTACTCGCCTACAATCTATGCACCTCAGCCTCAGGCTTTCTATTACAGAG GTTATGACAACTCTGCTGGTGAATGGGATGAATATCCACCGTATGTCAATGCTGATGGACTAGAACTTGGATCTCTG GGTGTCTTCAATGATAATCCATCACTTGTCTTCCACCCTGGATATGGCTACAATCCACAAATGCCGTATGGGCTATATTCCCCGGTCTCAACTCCTTTGCCTTCTGTAGGTGGTGATGCACAGTTGTACTCCCCACATCAATTTCCATTCTCTGGACCACCATATTATCAGCAGCTTGTTCCTCCGAGTATGCCTTATATTTCTTCACCATCTTCAGTTTCACAACCAGAGCTAACCACATTAGTTAATGTTGACCAACAAGGTGATAACATGCTTTTTGGACCAAGGCCTAGTTATCCCACTCCATTGGGATCTTTTGGTAGAGGCAATTCACATGGAAATCCCGGTACACTAGGATTTAATGATTTACCACAAGGTTTTGATGGATTCAGGTCTGGAGGACTTTGGTCAGATTGGTTGAGGCCTTCTGACAGACAGAGATCTTTGACTCCTATATCGCCTGCAGTATCTCCCCAGCCTATTGGGCCAGTTGGGCAGAATGTTCCAACG GTACCTCAGCAGCAAAGGTCATTCTATCCGTTAGGATCAGGAATGAACTCCTATAGCAGAGGCTTCCTGCAAAGTGGTCTGAACCAAGGTGCTGGTTTTGGAAATGCATCAGTTCCTAGTTTAGGAGCAAATAGCAGGGGCTGGCTATCTTTTGATGGTAAAAGACGACGTGGAAGAGACAGTGACATCTCTCTATGTGGTTGTAATGGTGCTCTTGATATCCTTAGCGAGCAAAACCGAGGGCCAAGGGCCTCAAAACCTAAGAATCAAATCACAGCTGATAATAATTCTTCCATCGATGATAATAAAAACAACAAATCTTCAGCGAAGATCCATGATGATTCTTACAACAGACCAGATTTCCCTACTGATTACAAGGATGCTAAGTTCTTCATAATCAAGTCATACAGTGAAGATAATGTTCACAAGAGTATCAAATACGGTGTTTGGGCTAGTACACCTAATGGGAACAAAAGGTTAGATGCTGCTTACCGTGAGGCCATGGAGAACCAAGACAATTGCCCATTGTTTCTCTTCTTTTCG GTTAATGCCAGTGCTCAGTTCTGTGGGGTTGCAGAAATGGTTGGACCTGTTGATTTTGACAAGAGTGTGGATTACTGGCAGCAAGATAAATGGAGTGGGCAATTCCCTGTCAAATGGCATATTATCAAAGATGTTCCAAACAGTCAGCTGCGTCACATCATACtggaaaataatgataataagccTGTGACTAACAGTAGAGATACTCAGGAG GTGAAACTGGAGCAAGGACTTGAGATGTTGAACATCTTTAAAAGTTATGAAACTGATATGTCAATCCTGGATGATTTCGAATTTTATGAGGACAGACAGAAGGCCATGCAAGAGCGTAAGGCTAGACAACAAGCTAGCCTCATGTCTGTAGGGGTTGTTGGAGAAAGTGGGAATAGAAACACTGGTACTTTATCCAACGAATTCATAAAGCAGATGTCTAAGAGCTTTGCTCAAGTTGTGTGCTTGGATGATGGTAATAAGGAAGGCACTGCTATTGAGAGAACTAGTTCTGCCTCTGATGGGTCAAAAGTTACAAGGGTTAAACTTGAAGATGTTATCACAGCAGCAGCCTCTTCTGCTCAGGCAAGTTAA